From the genome of Desulfolucanica intricata, one region includes:
- the alaS gene encoding alanine--tRNA ligase, giving the protein MTGNELREKFLQFFADRGHQILPSASLIPANDPSILWTAAGMVPFKPFFTGAAKPEYKRATTCQKCLRTPDIEEVGKTARHHTFFEMLGNFSFGDYFKEKAIPWAWEFVTRELGLPKEKLWISIYENDDEAYDIWHKEVGIPAERIVRLGKDTNFWEIGVGPCGPCSEIYIDLGEHRGCGSPDCAVGCDCDRYLEIWNLVFIQFFRDEEGNYTQLKNKGIDTGMGLERVASVLQKVKSNFDTDLLREIMDFTARLVQVEYGKDEKTDLALKVIADHCRAVTFAIGDGALPSNEGRGYVIRRLIRRAVRFGRLMGEEETFLHKVADAVVRQMSDSYPELKDKKDHILKVILNEEKRFGETLAHGTEILNRLIEDAKQEGRTIVPGPEAFQLYDTYGFPLELTQEIAEEQGLSIDIDGFNKAMENQRERARSARQETEYISEAAVLLKNIREERGQTNFVGYNQLEAEAKIIALIKDGQLVESAQAGEDVEIIMDITPCYAESGGQVSDYAKISSPNLEVMIYEVTKPIENLIVHKGKIENGLLKQNDSVRVEVSKKRRLNTARNHSATHLLHKSLKEILGEHVNQAGSLVEPDRLRFDFTHYSAVSHEDMVKIERLVNKVILANLPIETFETGLSEAREMGAAALFGEKYGERVRVVKIGDFSMELCGGTHLHSTAEVGLFKLISESSVGSGLRRIEAVTGDGALKYVEAKEQQLAQIAQLVKTTPQEVVRRVEALVKSLKDIEHETENLRAKLAKFEVDNLLSQVKEVNGINILAAKASAPDMDSLRGMADLLREQMKSGVVLLATANGGKVNLVAAVTKDLMARGLHAGKLIKEVAQVVGGGGGGRPDMAQAGGKDPSRIQEAIAKTYSVAASQILN; this is encoded by the coding sequence GTGACCGGTAATGAATTAAGAGAAAAGTTTTTGCAATTCTTTGCTGATCGAGGTCACCAGATATTACCTAGTGCATCTTTGATACCGGCAAATGATCCCAGTATCTTGTGGACAGCGGCAGGGATGGTGCCTTTTAAACCATTTTTTACCGGTGCGGCTAAACCGGAATATAAAAGAGCTACTACATGTCAGAAGTGTCTGCGTACACCTGATATTGAAGAAGTAGGTAAAACCGCCCGTCATCATACCTTTTTTGAAATGTTGGGTAACTTCTCTTTTGGGGATTATTTTAAGGAAAAGGCTATTCCTTGGGCCTGGGAATTTGTTACCCGGGAACTTGGTTTACCAAAAGAAAAATTGTGGATTTCTATCTATGAGAATGATGATGAGGCTTATGATATTTGGCATAAAGAAGTGGGCATTCCTGCAGAACGTATTGTACGTTTGGGTAAGGATACTAATTTTTGGGAGATAGGTGTAGGACCTTGTGGTCCCTGTTCAGAAATATATATTGACTTGGGTGAACACCGGGGCTGCGGTTCACCTGACTGTGCAGTAGGTTGTGATTGCGACCGTTACCTGGAAATCTGGAATCTTGTTTTTATACAGTTTTTCCGTGATGAAGAGGGTAATTATACACAGCTTAAAAACAAAGGTATTGATACAGGTATGGGATTGGAGCGGGTAGCTTCCGTACTGCAAAAGGTTAAGTCCAACTTTGACACTGATTTGCTGCGTGAAATAATGGATTTTACCGCACGGTTGGTTCAAGTTGAATATGGTAAAGATGAAAAAACTGATCTTGCCTTAAAGGTAATTGCTGACCATTGTAGGGCTGTTACTTTTGCGATTGGCGACGGGGCGTTACCCTCAAACGAAGGGCGAGGTTATGTAATTAGACGTCTTATTCGTCGTGCAGTTCGTTTTGGCCGTTTGATGGGAGAGGAAGAAACGTTTTTACATAAGGTTGCCGATGCTGTGGTAAGGCAAATGTCCGATTCATATCCCGAGTTAAAGGATAAAAAAGATCATATATTAAAAGTTATATTAAATGAAGAAAAACGTTTTGGGGAAACTCTGGCTCATGGCACCGAAATTTTAAACCGTTTGATAGAGGATGCCAAGCAAGAAGGACGTACTATTGTTCCAGGACCTGAAGCTTTCCAACTATATGATACCTATGGCTTTCCACTGGAGTTAACTCAAGAAATTGCTGAAGAGCAGGGACTTTCAATTGATATAGACGGTTTCAATAAAGCAATGGAAAACCAGCGGGAACGTGCGCGTAGTGCCAGACAGGAAACAGAGTATATTTCAGAAGCAGCTGTACTATTAAAAAATATTCGAGAGGAACGTGGACAGACAAATTTTGTAGGTTATAATCAACTTGAGGCTGAGGCTAAGATTATAGCGTTGATTAAAGACGGTCAACTTGTTGAATCTGCTCAAGCAGGTGAAGATGTAGAAATAATAATGGATATTACTCCTTGTTATGCTGAGTCCGGTGGTCAAGTAAGTGACTATGCTAAGATATCGTCTCCTAACCTTGAGGTTATGATATATGAAGTTACAAAGCCAATTGAGAATCTGATTGTTCATAAAGGAAAAATAGAAAACGGATTATTAAAGCAAAATGATTCCGTAAGGGTAGAAGTAAGCAAAAAACGCCGCTTAAATACAGCCCGCAATCACTCGGCCACACATCTTTTGCATAAGTCCTTAAAAGAAATATTAGGAGAACACGTAAATCAAGCCGGATCTTTGGTTGAACCGGACAGACTACGTTTTGACTTTACTCATTATTCAGCCGTTTCCCATGAAGATATGGTGAAGATTGAGCGCCTGGTAAATAAAGTTATTCTGGCTAATCTGCCCATCGAAACCTTTGAGACAGGTTTATCTGAGGCCCGTGAGATGGGCGCTGCGGCATTGTTTGGTGAAAAATACGGAGAGCGGGTAAGAGTAGTTAAAATTGGTGATTTTAGTATGGAATTGTGTGGAGGGACACACCTCCATTCTACTGCCGAAGTTGGTTTGTTTAAATTAATCAGTGAAAGCAGTGTGGGTTCCGGTCTGAGACGAATTGAGGCTGTTACAGGTGATGGTGCTTTAAAATATGTTGAGGCTAAAGAACAACAGCTGGCCCAAATAGCACAATTGGTTAAAACTACACCGCAGGAAGTAGTACGAAGAGTTGAGGCATTAGTTAAGTCGCTAAAGGATATAGAACACGAAACAGAAAATTTAAGAGCAAAACTTGCTAAGTTTGAAGTTGATAATTTATTAAGTCAAGTTAAAGAGGTAAATGGAATAAATATACTTGCTGCCAAAGCCAGTGCGCCGGATATGGATAGCTTACGTGGTATGGCTGATTTGCTGCGTGAGCAGATGAAATCAGGAGTAGTTCTTTTGGCCACAGCTAATGGAGGAAAGGTGAATTTGGTTGCAGCTGTGACGAAGGATTTAATGGCCCGGGGACTCCATGCAGGTAAGTTGATTAAAGAAGTGGCCCAGGTAGTTGGAGGTGGGGGAGGTGGTAGGCCGGATATGGCTCAAGCAGGAGGAAAAGATCCCTCACGTATTCAGGAGGCTATTGCTAAAACTTATTCTGTTGCAGCCAGTCAAATTTTAAATTAA
- a CDS encoding AI-2E family transporter: protein MIWLRKIQTYRLFFLILLVLTGLYFLYLIRILFIPLLLAIVFSYLLNPLVTAMEKKGTSRVWAILIAYLAVFIILAAILMYGVPKLIQQLNKFVDTLPVYIHQVQSFIQAIQSRYAHLELPQGMRQIIQQRINWIEQTLLFMVSRIISGLIGLVSYIFYFLMAPIISFYILKDLELLKEKTEKLLPKRYASDILGLVREIDKVLSSFIRGYFTVCLIVGVLTGLAMALLGIEFALILGIIAGLTELIPYFGPVIGALPALVLAFLKSQWLVLKVIIVVLIIHQLEANIISPKILGDRVGLHPLTIIIVILAGGQLGGIMGLLIAVPVAAILKVFIIFAYKKLFLEYSS, encoded by the coding sequence GTGATTTGGCTGCGGAAAATACAAACCTACCGTTTATTTTTCTTAATATTATTAGTCCTCACCGGGTTATATTTTTTATATTTAATTCGTATACTTTTTATTCCTTTACTTTTGGCAATCGTATTTAGCTATTTATTAAACCCTCTTGTGACCGCAATGGAGAAAAAAGGTACATCACGAGTTTGGGCTATTCTAATAGCGTATTTGGCTGTTTTCATAATATTAGCGGCAATATTGATGTATGGTGTTCCAAAACTAATACAGCAATTAAATAAGTTTGTAGATACACTACCGGTATATATTCATCAGGTTCAGAGTTTTATTCAAGCAATACAAAGCAGGTATGCACACCTGGAGCTCCCGCAGGGAATGCGTCAAATTATACAGCAGCGTATAAATTGGATTGAACAAACCCTTTTATTTATGGTAAGCCGAATTATATCCGGTTTAATAGGCCTTGTCAGTTATATTTTTTATTTTTTAATGGCTCCGATAATTTCTTTCTATATATTAAAAGATTTGGAATTACTTAAAGAAAAGACAGAAAAATTATTACCTAAACGGTATGCATCTGATATACTGGGTTTAGTTCGCGAAATAGATAAGGTGTTAAGTAGTTTTATTAGAGGGTATTTTACTGTTTGCTTAATTGTAGGAGTATTAACCGGCTTAGCTATGGCCTTATTAGGAATTGAATTTGCTTTGATTCTTGGAATTATTGCCGGCTTAACTGAATTGATTCCTTATTTTGGCCCGGTTATCGGTGCCTTACCGGCTTTGGTATTGGCTTTTTTGAAATCTCAGTGGTTGGTCCTAAAGGTTATCATTGTGGTTTTAATTATACACCAGTTAGAGGCAAATATAATATCACCGAAAATTTTAGGTGATAGGGTTGGGCTTCACCCTCTGACTATAATTATTGTAATCTTGGCCGGTGGGCAGCTGGGCGGTATTATGGGATTACTTATTGCTGTTCCAGTCGCTGCAATTCTAAAAGTATTTATAATATTTGCCTATAAAAAATTGTTTTTAGAGTACTCATCTTGA